A window from Triplophysa dalaica isolate WHDGS20190420 chromosome 3, ASM1584641v1, whole genome shotgun sequence encodes these proteins:
- the dlgap1a gene encoding disks large-associated protein 1 isoform X2 has product MKGLSSSRSHHHMVTCDPSLDSMGHHLDHKPYLISQIDNPHPTDQSYYSQRSPYQPDCVVPYGTFPRRHYSSPHELKDETALVPYTGGGVPANKGQRVPVPLLNQFDRQLPVPRDGYHTLQYKRAAAALEQRSDSPGRIRHLVHSVQKLFTKSHSLEGPHHAHGHGKSSINGGKASPDGEPPAIRHRKRSKSRERCKSAEPKNRTPPSGYWSSDDLEREACLFHHGPPGVMTMGRHPDKSQSQYFLESYNTINDQALKNSRSNNDIGKCSSRVPLSVDATQLMKKSSWSSSLTVPQDEWGGFPLGKDDDIPFRRMRSGSYVKAMAEDDSGDSDGSPKPSPKMQARRASYLKATQPSLTEMTTLKISQEHSPKLSIRSHSYLRAVSEVSINRSVDTLDPKALLASPQYRSRNESYMRAMSTISQVSEVEVNGQIEAVCESMFSEMESQAVDALDLPMPGCFRMRSHSYVRAMDQGCSQDEEEPLLPSSPPRNTTTVRTIQSSTVSSCITTYKKTPPPVPPRTSTKPFISITAQSSTESAQDAYMDGPGTCGEPVLHSGLSNSTESIDSMKALTAAIEAANAQIHGPASQHVSNSSVTISTSPFSPLPMPLPVPIPMPAIEDFRRDVLRKSRCLSIGIQVDGPEDQEMEDPSKFQSVGIQVEEVHGHRRFTRSNSVTAAVQANLDTPDYTPADSPVTDFPSSGCMSRQYSRDAATSTVSIQGSGNHYHACTSDDYEDVGFDPSILPPPDPWIDSVTEDPLEVVGRSVCQRDGRWFLKLLQAETERMEGWCRQMEHDERENKLPDDILGKIRSAVGSAQLLMSQKFQQFRELCEENLNPNAHPRPVAQDLAGFWDMLQLSIENISLKFDELHQLKANNWRPLDPPERKEKRLPPPVPKKPPKGHPPLARDRSLESTEKQRQEARKRLMAAKRAASVRQNSATESADSIEIYIPEAQTRL; this is encoded by the exons ATGAAAGGCTTATCCAGTAGCCGCAGCCACCATCACATGGTGACCTGCGACCCCTCCTTGGACTCCATGGGTCACCACTTGGACCACAAGCCCTACCTCATCAGTCAGATCGACAACCCCCACCCGACTGACCAATCATACTACAGCCAGAGAAGCCCCTACCAGCCTGACTGCGTGGTGCCTTACGGGACCTTCCCCCGCCGACACTACAGCTCTCCGCACGAACTGAAGGATGAGACTGCATTGGTTCCCTACACTGGGGGAGGTGTTCCAGCCAACAAGGGCCAGCGTGTCCCCGTTCCCCTGTTGAATCAGTTCGACCGCCAACTCCCAGTGCCTCGGGACGGCTATCACACGCTACAGTACAAGCGTGCCGCCGCAGCCTTGGAGCAACGGAGCGACAGCCCCGGACGAATCCGACACCTGGTGCACTCCGTTCAGAAGCTCTTCACCAAGTCCCACTCGCTAGAGGGCCCACACCACGCTCACGGCCACGGCAAGAGCAGCATCAACGGAGGCAAGGCCAGCCCCGACGGAGAGCCCCCCGCCATTCGGCACCGCAAGCGCAGCAAGAGCAGGGAGCGCTGCAAGTCTGCCGAGCCCAAGAACCGGACGCCACCATCTGGCTACTGGAGCTCAGATGACTTGGAACGCGAGGCCTGCCTGTTCCACCACGGACCTCCTGGCGTCATGACCATGGGTCGTCACCCTGACAAGTCGCAGTCGCAGTACTTCCTGGAGTCCTACAACACCATCAATGACCAGGCGCTTAAAAACTCGCGGAGCAACAACGACATAGGGAAGTGCTCGTCACGCGTGCCACTGAGCGTGGACGCTACACAGCTCATGAAGAAGAGCTCGTGGTCGTCCTCTCTCACG GTCCCTCAAGATGAGTGGGGGGGCTTTCCGTTGGGGAAGGACGACGATATCCCGTTCAGACGCATGCGCAGCGGCAGCTACGTGAAAGCCATGGCGGAGGACGACAGCGGTGACTCGGACGGCAGCCCTAAACCCTCACCCAAGATGCAGGCGCGACGAGCCAGCTACCTCAAAGCCACACAGCCATCATTGACGGAGATGACCACTCTAAA GATCTCCCAAGAGCATTCTCCAAAGCTTTCGATCCGGAGTCACAGCTACTTGCGGGCGGTGAGTGAAGTCTCCATCAATAGGAGCGTGGACACCCTGGACCCCAAAGCTCTGTTAGCCTCTCCCCAATACCGCTCGCGCAATGAGAGCTACATGAGGGCTATGAGCACCATCAGCCAG GTGAGTGAGGTGGAGGTTAACGGGCAGATCGAGGCCGTGTGCGAGAGCATGTTTAGCGAAATGGAGTCGCAGGCGGTGGATGCCCTGGACCTGCCCATGCCCGGATGCTTCCGCATGAGGAGTCACAGTTATGTGCGCGCTATGGACCAAGGCTGCTCGCAGGATGAGGAAGAGCCTTTGCttccatcctccccaccacggAACACCACTACTGTCAGAACAATACAGAGCAGCACAG TGTCATCATGTATCACAACCTACAAAAAGACTCCTCCGCCAGTTCCTCCTCGCACCTCCACCAAACCCTTCATCTCCATCACGGCCCAGAGCAGCACCGAGTCAGCGCAGGATGCTTACATGGACGGTCCTGGGACGTGTGGCGAGCCAGTCCTCCACTCTGGTCTGAGCAATTCCACCGAGAGCATTGACAGCATGAAAGCCCTGACGGCAGCCATAGAGGCGGCCAATGCTCAGATCCACGGGCCTGCCAGTCAGCACGTCAGTAACAGCTCGGTCACCATCAGCACTAGCCCCTTCTCTCCGCTGCCCATGCCTCTGCCTGTACCCATTCCTATGCCAGCTATTGAAGACTTTCGAAGAGATGTGCTCAGGAAGAGCAGGTGCCTTTCCATTGGCATCcag gtgGATGGGCCTGAGGATCAGGAAATGGAGGACCCGTCCAAGTTCCAGTCAGTTGGGATTCAGGTTGAAGAGGTGCACGG TCACCGTCGGTTCACACGTTCTAACAGCGTGACGGCAGCAGTACAGGCCAATCTGGACACTCCAGACTACACACCAGCTGACTCTCCTGTCACAGATTTCCCGTCGTCGGGCTGCATGTCACGGCAATACTCGCGTGATGCCGCCACCTCCACCGTCAGCATCCAGGGCTCAGGGAACCACTACCATGCCTGCACATCAGACGACTACGAGGACGTTGGATTCGACCCCTCCATCTTGCCCCCGCCCGATCCGTGGATTGACAGCGTAACGGAAGACCCCCTGGAGGTTGTGGGCCGCTCAGTGTGTCAGCGTGACGGCCGCTGGTTCCTCAAGCTTCTGCAGGCAGAAACAGAGCGTATGGAGGGCTGGTGCAGGCAGATGGAACATGACGAGAGGGAAAACAAGCTTCCTGATGATA tCCTCGGGAAGATCCGCAGTGCAGTGGGAAGTGCACAGCTGCTTATGTCTCAGAAATTCCAGCAGTTCCGAGAACTGTGTGAGGAAAATTTG AACCCAAACGCTCACCCACGGCCGGTGGCTCAGGATCTCGCAGGGTTCTGGGATATGCTCCAACTCTCCATTGAGAATATCAGCCTGAAGTTTGATGAGCTGCACCAGCTCAAAGCCAACAACTGGAGGCCCCTCGACCCCCCTGAGAGAAAG GAGAAAAGGCTGCCTCCCCCAGTGCCAAAGAAACCCCCAAAAGGCCACCCTCCTCTGGCCAGGGACCGCTCGCTGGAGAGCACAGAGAAGCAGCGTCAGGAGGCTCGAAAACGCTTGATGGCAGCCAAGCGGGCCGCTTCCGTGCGGCAGAACTCGGCCACAGAGAGCGCAGACAGCATCGAGATCTATATACCCGAGGCCCAGACCAGACTATGA
- the dlgap1a gene encoding disks large-associated protein 1 isoform X1 gives MKGLSSSRSHHHMVTCDPSLDSMGHHLDHKPYLISQIDNPHPTDQSYYSQRSPYQPDCVVPYGTFPRRHYSSPHELKDETALVPYTGGGVPANKGQRVPVPLLNQFDRQLPVPRDGYHTLQYKRAAAALEQRSDSPGRIRHLVHSVQKLFTKSHSLEGPHHAHGHGKSSINGGKASPDGEPPAIRHRKRSKSRERCKSAEPKNRTPPSGYWSSDDLEREACLFHHGPPGVMTMGRHPDKSQSQYFLESYNTINDQALKNSRSNNDIGKCSSRVPLSVDATQLMKKSSWSSSLTVSRARQVYQKASVNVDKALVKAEACQQERSCQFLQVPQDEWGGFPLGKDDDIPFRRMRSGSYVKAMAEDDSGDSDGSPKPSPKMQARRASYLKATQPSLTEMTTLKISQEHSPKLSIRSHSYLRAVSEVSINRSVDTLDPKALLASPQYRSRNESYMRAMSTISQVSEVEVNGQIEAVCESMFSEMESQAVDALDLPMPGCFRMRSHSYVRAMDQGCSQDEEEPLLPSSPPRNTTTVRTIQSSTVSSCITTYKKTPPPVPPRTSTKPFISITAQSSTESAQDAYMDGPGTCGEPVLHSGLSNSTESIDSMKALTAAIEAANAQIHGPASQHVSNSSVTISTSPFSPLPMPLPVPIPMPAIEDFRRDVLRKSRCLSIGIQVDGPEDQEMEDPSKFQSVGIQVEEVHGHRRFTRSNSVTAAVQANLDTPDYTPADSPVTDFPSSGCMSRQYSRDAATSTVSIQGSGNHYHACTSDDYEDVGFDPSILPPPDPWIDSVTEDPLEVVGRSVCQRDGRWFLKLLQAETERMEGWCRQMEHDERENKLPDDILGKIRSAVGSAQLLMSQKFQQFRELCEENLNPNAHPRPVAQDLAGFWDMLQLSIENISLKFDELHQLKANNWRPLDPPERKEKRLPPPVPKKPPKGHPPLARDRSLESTEKQRQEARKRLMAAKRAASVRQNSATESADSIEIYIPEAQTRL, from the exons ATGAAAGGCTTATCCAGTAGCCGCAGCCACCATCACATGGTGACCTGCGACCCCTCCTTGGACTCCATGGGTCACCACTTGGACCACAAGCCCTACCTCATCAGTCAGATCGACAACCCCCACCCGACTGACCAATCATACTACAGCCAGAGAAGCCCCTACCAGCCTGACTGCGTGGTGCCTTACGGGACCTTCCCCCGCCGACACTACAGCTCTCCGCACGAACTGAAGGATGAGACTGCATTGGTTCCCTACACTGGGGGAGGTGTTCCAGCCAACAAGGGCCAGCGTGTCCCCGTTCCCCTGTTGAATCAGTTCGACCGCCAACTCCCAGTGCCTCGGGACGGCTATCACACGCTACAGTACAAGCGTGCCGCCGCAGCCTTGGAGCAACGGAGCGACAGCCCCGGACGAATCCGACACCTGGTGCACTCCGTTCAGAAGCTCTTCACCAAGTCCCACTCGCTAGAGGGCCCACACCACGCTCACGGCCACGGCAAGAGCAGCATCAACGGAGGCAAGGCCAGCCCCGACGGAGAGCCCCCCGCCATTCGGCACCGCAAGCGCAGCAAGAGCAGGGAGCGCTGCAAGTCTGCCGAGCCCAAGAACCGGACGCCACCATCTGGCTACTGGAGCTCAGATGACTTGGAACGCGAGGCCTGCCTGTTCCACCACGGACCTCCTGGCGTCATGACCATGGGTCGTCACCCTGACAAGTCGCAGTCGCAGTACTTCCTGGAGTCCTACAACACCATCAATGACCAGGCGCTTAAAAACTCGCGGAGCAACAACGACATAGGGAAGTGCTCGTCACGCGTGCCACTGAGCGTGGACGCTACACAGCTCATGAAGAAGAGCTCGTGGTCGTCCTCTCTCACGGTGAGCAGAGCACGTCAAGTCTACCAGAAGGCCTCTGTAAATGTAGATAAGGCTCTAGTGAAAGCAGAGGCTTGTCAGCAGGAGCGCTCATGCCAATTCTTGCAG GTCCCTCAAGATGAGTGGGGGGGCTTTCCGTTGGGGAAGGACGACGATATCCCGTTCAGACGCATGCGCAGCGGCAGCTACGTGAAAGCCATGGCGGAGGACGACAGCGGTGACTCGGACGGCAGCCCTAAACCCTCACCCAAGATGCAGGCGCGACGAGCCAGCTACCTCAAAGCCACACAGCCATCATTGACGGAGATGACCACTCTAAA GATCTCCCAAGAGCATTCTCCAAAGCTTTCGATCCGGAGTCACAGCTACTTGCGGGCGGTGAGTGAAGTCTCCATCAATAGGAGCGTGGACACCCTGGACCCCAAAGCTCTGTTAGCCTCTCCCCAATACCGCTCGCGCAATGAGAGCTACATGAGGGCTATGAGCACCATCAGCCAG GTGAGTGAGGTGGAGGTTAACGGGCAGATCGAGGCCGTGTGCGAGAGCATGTTTAGCGAAATGGAGTCGCAGGCGGTGGATGCCCTGGACCTGCCCATGCCCGGATGCTTCCGCATGAGGAGTCACAGTTATGTGCGCGCTATGGACCAAGGCTGCTCGCAGGATGAGGAAGAGCCTTTGCttccatcctccccaccacggAACACCACTACTGTCAGAACAATACAGAGCAGCACAG TGTCATCATGTATCACAACCTACAAAAAGACTCCTCCGCCAGTTCCTCCTCGCACCTCCACCAAACCCTTCATCTCCATCACGGCCCAGAGCAGCACCGAGTCAGCGCAGGATGCTTACATGGACGGTCCTGGGACGTGTGGCGAGCCAGTCCTCCACTCTGGTCTGAGCAATTCCACCGAGAGCATTGACAGCATGAAAGCCCTGACGGCAGCCATAGAGGCGGCCAATGCTCAGATCCACGGGCCTGCCAGTCAGCACGTCAGTAACAGCTCGGTCACCATCAGCACTAGCCCCTTCTCTCCGCTGCCCATGCCTCTGCCTGTACCCATTCCTATGCCAGCTATTGAAGACTTTCGAAGAGATGTGCTCAGGAAGAGCAGGTGCCTTTCCATTGGCATCcag gtgGATGGGCCTGAGGATCAGGAAATGGAGGACCCGTCCAAGTTCCAGTCAGTTGGGATTCAGGTTGAAGAGGTGCACGG TCACCGTCGGTTCACACGTTCTAACAGCGTGACGGCAGCAGTACAGGCCAATCTGGACACTCCAGACTACACACCAGCTGACTCTCCTGTCACAGATTTCCCGTCGTCGGGCTGCATGTCACGGCAATACTCGCGTGATGCCGCCACCTCCACCGTCAGCATCCAGGGCTCAGGGAACCACTACCATGCCTGCACATCAGACGACTACGAGGACGTTGGATTCGACCCCTCCATCTTGCCCCCGCCCGATCCGTGGATTGACAGCGTAACGGAAGACCCCCTGGAGGTTGTGGGCCGCTCAGTGTGTCAGCGTGACGGCCGCTGGTTCCTCAAGCTTCTGCAGGCAGAAACAGAGCGTATGGAGGGCTGGTGCAGGCAGATGGAACATGACGAGAGGGAAAACAAGCTTCCTGATGATA tCCTCGGGAAGATCCGCAGTGCAGTGGGAAGTGCACAGCTGCTTATGTCTCAGAAATTCCAGCAGTTCCGAGAACTGTGTGAGGAAAATTTG AACCCAAACGCTCACCCACGGCCGGTGGCTCAGGATCTCGCAGGGTTCTGGGATATGCTCCAACTCTCCATTGAGAATATCAGCCTGAAGTTTGATGAGCTGCACCAGCTCAAAGCCAACAACTGGAGGCCCCTCGACCCCCCTGAGAGAAAG GAGAAAAGGCTGCCTCCCCCAGTGCCAAAGAAACCCCCAAAAGGCCACCCTCCTCTGGCCAGGGACCGCTCGCTGGAGAGCACAGAGAAGCAGCGTCAGGAGGCTCGAAAACGCTTGATGGCAGCCAAGCGGGCCGCTTCCGTGCGGCAGAACTCGGCCACAGAGAGCGCAGACAGCATCGAGATCTATATACCCGAGGCCCAGACCAGACTATGA